A section of the Pseudomonas lini genome encodes:
- a CDS encoding acyl-CoA dehydrogenase, with amino-acid sequence MSETLLSSRNLAFELYEVLDAEGLTQRERFAEHNRETFDAAIGTARSIAEKFFAPHNRKGDENEPRYEDGQAILIPEVKPAVDAFLEAGFLNAARSFDAGGMQLPTLLSQACFAHFQSANAASTSYPFLTMGAANLIESFGTDEQKQRFLQPMIDGRFFGTMALTEPHAGSSLSDIRTRAEPASDGTYRLKGNKIFISGGDHPLSENIVHMVLAKLPDAPAGVKGISLFIVPKFLVNDDGSLGKRNDVLLAGLFHKMGWRGTTSTALNFGDNGECVGYLVGKPHHGLSYMFQMMNEARIGVGMGAVMLGYAGYLYSLEYARERPQGRVPDSKDPSTAPVAIIQHADVRRMLLTQKSYVEGAFDLGLYAARLFDDTTTLEGEAERKQAHELLDLLTPIVKSWPSEFCLKANELAIQILGGHGYTREYPVEQYYRDNRLNPIHEGTHGIQSLDLLGRKLAQNGGAGLKQLIRLIANTAERAQAYESLTLLREPLEKLVARLQTVTIGLLTDLAQGKVNSSLANSALYLKVFGHTVIGWRWLEQAIRAEEGLAKGNAADVSFYKGKLQAARYFLTWEVPGCHHELAILEARDDVCLGMQDEWF; translated from the coding sequence ATGTCCGAGACGTTGCTCAGTTCCCGCAATCTGGCTTTCGAGCTGTATGAAGTCCTTGATGCCGAGGGCCTGACCCAGCGTGAGCGGTTCGCCGAGCACAACCGCGAGACCTTCGATGCGGCTATCGGCACTGCCCGCAGCATCGCCGAAAAATTCTTCGCCCCGCACAACCGCAAGGGCGACGAGAACGAACCACGCTATGAGGACGGTCAGGCGATTCTGATTCCGGAAGTGAAACCGGCGGTGGATGCCTTCCTCGAAGCCGGTTTCCTCAATGCCGCGCGCAGTTTCGATGCCGGCGGCATGCAACTTCCTACATTGCTATCCCAAGCCTGCTTCGCGCACTTTCAGTCGGCCAACGCGGCGTCGACCTCCTACCCATTCCTGACCATGGGCGCGGCGAATCTGATCGAAAGCTTCGGCACCGATGAGCAGAAACAGCGATTCCTGCAACCGATGATCGACGGCCGCTTCTTCGGCACCATGGCCCTGACTGAACCTCACGCGGGCTCCTCGCTGTCGGATATTCGTACACGCGCGGAGCCTGCGTCCGACGGCACCTATCGACTCAAGGGCAACAAGATTTTCATCTCCGGCGGCGATCACCCGCTGTCGGAAAACATCGTGCATATGGTGTTGGCCAAGCTGCCGGATGCACCGGCCGGGGTGAAGGGCATATCACTGTTCATCGTGCCCAAGTTTCTGGTCAACGATGACGGTAGCCTGGGCAAACGCAACGACGTGTTGCTGGCCGGGTTGTTCCATAAGATGGGCTGGCGCGGCACTACGTCCACCGCGCTGAACTTCGGCGACAACGGCGAGTGTGTCGGCTATCTGGTAGGCAAGCCGCACCACGGTTTGAGCTACATGTTCCAGATGATGAACGAGGCGCGGATCGGCGTCGGTATGGGCGCGGTGATGCTGGGTTATGCCGGTTACCTGTATTCCCTGGAGTACGCCCGCGAACGTCCGCAAGGTCGAGTGCCGGATAGCAAGGATCCGAGCACCGCACCGGTGGCGATCATTCAGCATGCCGATGTCAGACGTATGCTGCTGACGCAAAAGTCCTACGTCGAAGGGGCCTTTGACCTTGGGTTGTACGCAGCGCGACTGTTTGACGACACCACGACCCTTGAAGGCGAAGCCGAGCGCAAACAGGCTCATGAGCTGCTGGATCTGCTGACGCCGATCGTTAAATCCTGGCCGTCGGAGTTTTGCTTGAAGGCCAACGAACTGGCGATCCAGATTCTCGGTGGCCACGGTTACACCCGCGAGTACCCGGTGGAGCAGTACTACCGCGACAACCGCCTGAACCCGATTCATGAAGGGACTCACGGCATTCAGTCGCTGGATTTGCTGGGGCGCAAACTGGCGCAGAACGGGGGCGCGGGGCTCAAGCAACTGATCCGCCTGATCGCCAACACCGCCGAGCGAGCGCAGGCGTATGAATCACTGACGTTGCTGCGTGAACCGCTGGAGAAACTGGTGGCTCGCCTGCAAACCGTGACCATTGGCCTGCTGACCGATCTGGCTCAGGGCAAGGTCAATAGCAGCCTGGCGAACTCAGCGCTGTATCTGAAAGTGTTCGGCCACACGGTGATTGGTTGGCGTTGGCTGGAACAGGCGATTCGTGCAGAGGAAGGGTTAGCCAAAGGGAACGCGGCGGATGTGAGCTTTTATAAAGGCAAGCTGCAGGCGGCGCGATATTTCCTGACGTGGGAAGTTCCGGGTTGTCACCATGAGCTGGCGATTCTCGAGGCGCGGGATGATGTGTGCCTGGGCATGCAGGATGAGTGGTTCTGA
- the putA gene encoding trifunctional transcriptional regulator/proline dehydrogenase/L-glutamate gamma-semialdehyde dehydrogenase, whose product MATTTLGVKLDDPTRERLKAAATSIDRTPHWLIKQAIFNYLEKLEGGATLSELNGLNGKEVDEAGEIHVDHAHQCFLEFAESILPQSVLRASITAAYRRPEPEVVPMLIEQARLPAAMADATNKLAASIAEKLRNQKSAGGRAGIVQGLLQEFSLSSQEGVALMCLAEALLRIPDKGTRDALIRDKISTGNWQPHLGNSPSLFVNAATWGLLLTGKLVATHNEAGLTSSLSRIIGKSGEPMIRKGVDMAMRLMGEQFVTGETIAEALANASKFEAKGFRYSYDMLGEAALTEHDAQKYLASYEQAIHSIGKASHGRGIYEGPGISIKLSALHPRYSRAQYERVMEELYPRLLSLTLLAKQYDIGLNIDAEEADRLELSLDLLERLCFEPQLTGWNGIGFVIQAYQKRCPYVIDYVIDLARRSRHRLMIRLVKGAYWDSEIKRAQVEGLEGYPVYTRKVYTDVSYIACARKLLSVPEVIYPQFATHNAHTLSAIYHIAGQNYYPGQYEFQCLHGMGEPLYEQVVGKVSEGKLNRPCRVYAPVGTHETLLAYLVRRLLENGANTSFVNRIADQSISIQELVADPVASIEQMATLEGGFGLPHPRIPLPRDLYGAERANSSGIDMANEHRLASLSCALLATAHNNWKAAPMLGCASSTETPAPVLNPSDLRDVVGHVQEATVEDVDNAIQCALKAAPIWQATPPAERAAILERAADLMEGEIQPLMGLLAREAGKTFANAIAEVREAVDFLRYYAVQARNDFTNDAHRPLGPVVCISPWNFPLAIFSGQVAAALAAGNPVLAKPAEQTPLVAAQAVRLLIEAGIPEGVLQLLPGRGETVGARLVGDDRVKGVMFTGSTEVARLLQRNVAGRLDAQGRPIPLIAETGGQNAMIVDSSALTEQVVIDVVSSAFDSAGQRCSALRVLCLQEDSADRVIEMLKGAMAECRLGNPERLSVDIGPVIDAEAKAGIEKHIQAMRDKGRNVYQVAIANSEEVKRGTFVMPTLIELESFDELQREIFGPVLHVVRYKRKEIDQLIGQINASGYGLTLGVHTRIDETIAKVIDNVNAGNVYVNRNIVGAVVGVQPFGGEGLSGTGPKAGGPLYLYRLLSTRPTDAIEQSFARGDAIAAPDVRLRDAMSKPLTALKAWADSNKLADLSTLCVQFAAQSQSGITRVLAGPTGERNSYAILPREHVLCLADVEGDLLTQLAAVLAVGGSAVWPDAEPGKALFARLPKEIQARIKRVGDWTKDEVVIDAVLHHGHSDQLRAVCQQVAKRAGAIVGVHGLSQGETNIALERLVIERALSVNTAAAGGNASLMTIG is encoded by the coding sequence ATGGCTACCACCACTCTTGGGGTCAAACTTGACGACCCGACCCGCGAACGCCTCAAGGCCGCCGCGACCTCGATTGATCGCACGCCGCACTGGCTGATCAAGCAGGCAATTTTCAATTACCTGGAAAAACTCGAGGGTGGTGCAACCCTGTCCGAGCTGAACGGCTTGAACGGCAAGGAAGTTGACGAAGCGGGCGAGATCCACGTCGATCACGCGCATCAGTGCTTCCTGGAATTCGCTGAAAGCATCCTGCCGCAATCGGTGCTGCGCGCCTCTATCACTGCCGCCTACCGTCGCCCGGAACCTGAAGTGGTGCCGATGCTGATCGAGCAGGCGCGCCTGCCGGCCGCGATGGCCGACGCCACCAACAAACTCGCCGCCTCGATTGCCGAGAAACTGCGCAATCAGAAAAGCGCTGGCGGCCGTGCCGGGATTGTTCAAGGCCTGTTGCAGGAGTTTTCCTTGTCGTCCCAGGAAGGCGTGGCGCTGATGTGCCTGGCCGAAGCACTGCTGCGCATCCCGGACAAAGGCACCCGTGACGCCCTGATCCGCGACAAAATCAGCACCGGTAACTGGCAGCCGCACTTGGGCAACAGCCCGTCGCTGTTCGTCAATGCCGCCACCTGGGGCCTGCTACTGACCGGCAAACTGGTCGCCACCCACAATGAAGCCGGCCTGACCTCGTCCCTGAGCCGAATCATTGGCAAGAGCGGCGAGCCGATGATCCGCAAGGGCGTCGACATGGCCATGCGCCTGATGGGCGAGCAGTTCGTCACCGGCGAAACCATCGCCGAAGCGCTGGCCAACGCCAGCAAGTTCGAAGCCAAAGGCTTCCGCTATTCCTACGACATGCTGGGTGAAGCTGCACTCACTGAACATGACGCCCAGAAGTACCTGGCCTCGTACGAACAAGCCATCCACTCGATCGGCAAAGCCTCTCACGGTCGTGGGATTTATGAAGGCCCGGGCATTTCGATCAAGCTGTCCGCCTTGCACCCGCGTTACAGCCGCGCCCAGTACGAGCGCGTGATGGAAGAGTTGTACCCGCGCCTGCTGTCGCTGACTCTGTTGGCCAAGCAATACGACATCGGCCTGAACATCGACGCCGAAGAAGCCGACCGCCTCGAGCTGTCGCTGGATCTGCTGGAGCGTCTGTGCTTCGAGCCGCAACTGACCGGCTGGAACGGCATCGGCTTCGTGATCCAGGCCTACCAGAAGCGTTGCCCGTATGTGATCGACTACGTGATTGACCTGGCTCGCCGCAGCCGTCATCGCCTGATGATCCGTCTGGTAAAAGGCGCGTACTGGGACAGCGAAATCAAGCGCGCCCAGGTCGAAGGCCTGGAAGGCTATCCGGTCTATACCCGCAAGGTGTACACCGACGTTTCCTACATCGCCTGCGCCCGCAAGTTGCTGTCGGTGCCGGAAGTCATTTATCCGCAGTTCGCCACGCACAATGCCCATACCTTGTCGGCCATCTACCACATCGCCGGTCAGAACTATTACCCTGGCCAGTACGAGTTCCAGTGCCTGCACGGCATGGGCGAGCCGCTGTACGAACAGGTTGTAGGTAAAGTTTCCGAAGGCAAGCTGAACCGTCCGTGCCGCGTGTACGCACCGGTTGGCACACACGAAACATTGTTGGCGTATCTGGTGCGTCGTCTGCTGGAGAACGGCGCGAACACTTCGTTCGTTAACCGCATCGCCGACCAGTCTATTTCGATTCAGGAGTTGGTGGCCGATCCAGTGGCCAGTATCGAGCAGATGGCGACGCTGGAAGGCGGCTTCGGCCTGCCGCACCCGCGTATCCCGCTGCCGCGTGATCTTTATGGTGCCGAGCGCGCCAACTCCAGCGGCATCGACATGGCCAACGAACATCGTCTGGCTTCCCTGTCGTGCGCCCTGCTGGCCACTGCTCACAACAACTGGAAAGCCGCGCCGATGCTCGGTTGCGCGTCCAGCACCGAAACCCCTGCGCCAGTCCTGAACCCGTCCGATCTACGTGACGTGGTTGGCCATGTGCAGGAAGCCACCGTCGAAGACGTCGACAATGCGATCCAGTGCGCCCTGAAAGCCGCGCCGATCTGGCAGGCGACCCCGCCGGCCGAACGCGCCGCGATTCTGGAACGTGCCGCCGATTTGATGGAAGGCGAGATCCAGCCGCTGATGGGCCTGTTGGCTCGCGAAGCCGGCAAGACCTTTGCCAACGCCATCGCCGAAGTGCGTGAAGCCGTGGACTTCCTGCGTTATTACGCGGTGCAGGCTCGCAACGATTTCACTAACGATGCCCACCGCCCATTGGGTCCGGTGGTCTGCATCAGTCCGTGGAACTTCCCGCTGGCGATCTTCAGTGGTCAGGTCGCTGCTGCACTGGCCGCCGGTAACCCGGTACTGGCCAAACCTGCCGAACAAACCCCGTTGGTGGCCGCTCAAGCCGTGCGCTTGCTGATCGAAGCCGGGATTCCGGAAGGCGTGCTGCAACTGCTGCCGGGCCGTGGTGAAACTGTCGGCGCCCGTCTGGTCGGCGACGATCGCGTCAAAGGCGTGATGTTCACCGGCTCCACCGAAGTCGCTCGTTTGCTGCAACGCAACGTCGCGGGTCGTCTGGATGCTCAAGGTCGCCCGATTCCACTGATCGCCGAAACCGGTGGCCAGAACGCGATGATCGTCGACTCTTCGGCACTGACCGAACAAGTTGTGATCGACGTCGTATCCTCGGCTTTCGACAGCGCCGGTCAACGCTGCTCGGCGCTGCGTGTACTGTGCCTGCAGGAAGATTCCGCTGACCGTGTCATCGAAATGCTTAAAGGTGCCATGGCTGAATGCCGTCTCGGCAACCCTGAGCGCCTGTCCGTGGACATCGGCCCGGTGATCGACGCCGAAGCCAAGGCCGGTATCGAGAAGCACATCCAGGCCATGCGCGACAAAGGTCGCAACGTGTACCAGGTGGCAATTGCCAACAGCGAAGAAGTCAAACGCGGCACCTTCGTGATGCCGACCCTGATCGAACTGGAAAGCTTCGACGAACTGCAACGGGAGATCTTCGGCCCAGTACTGCACGTGGTTCGCTACAAGCGCAAAGAGATCGATCAACTGATTGGCCAGATCAACGCTTCCGGCTACGGCTTGACCCTGGGCGTGCACACTCGCATCGACGAGACCATCGCCAAGGTGATCGACAACGTCAACGCGGGTAACGTTTATGTGAACCGCAACATCGTCGGCGCTGTGGTCGGCGTGCAACCGTTCGGCGGTGAAGGCCTGTCGGGCACTGGCCCGAAAGCCGGTGGTCCGCTGTACCTGTACCGCTTGCTGTCGACACGTCCTACCGATGCGATTGAACAATCCTTCGCTCGCGGCGATGCAATCGCTGCACCGGACGTCCGCCTGCGTGATGCCATGAGCAAACCGCTGACTGCGCTGAAAGCCTGGGCCGACAGCAACAAACTCGCAGACTTGAGCACCCTGTGCGTACAGTTCGCGGCGCAATCGCAAAGCGGGATCACCCGTGTTCTGGCGGGCCCGACCGGTGAGCGCAATAGCTACGCGATCCTGCCGCGCGAACACGTGCTGTGCCTGGCGGACGTCGAAGGCGATCTGCTAACTCAACTGGCGGCGGTGTTGGCCGTAGGCGGATCGGCGGTGTGGCCGGACGCTGAACCGGGCAAGGCTTTGTTCGCACGCTTGCCGAAAGAAATCCAGGCGCGGATCAAGCGGGTTGGCGACTGGACCAAGGATGAGGTGGTAATTGATGCGGTTCTGCATCATGGCCATTCCGATCAGTTGCGTGCGGTCTGCCAGCAAGTGGCCAAGCGTGCCGGCGCGATTGTTGGGGTTCATGGTTTGTCCCAGGGCGAAACCAACATTGCGTTGGAACGTCTGGTGATCGAGCGTGCATTGAGCGTTAACACCGCTGCGGCGGGTGGCAACGCCAGTTTGATGACGATCGGCTAA
- the putP gene encoding sodium/proline symporter PutP: MSVSNPTLITFVIYIAAMVLIGFMAYRSTNNLSDYILGGRSLGSVVTALSAGASDMSGWLLMGLPGAIYMSGLSESWIAIGLIIGAYLNWLFVAGRLRVQTEHNGDALTLPDYFSSRFEDKSGLLRIISAVVILVFFTIYCASGIVAGARLFESTFGMSYETALWAGAAATIAYTFVGGFLAVSWTDTVQATLMIFALLLTPIIVLLATGGVDTTFLAIEAQDPSNFDMLKNTTFIGIISLMGWGLGYFGQPHILARFMAADSVKSIANARRISMTWMILCLGGTVAVGFFGIAYFSAHPEVAGPVTENHERVFIELAKILFNPWVAGVLLSAILAAVMSTLSCQLLVCSSALTEDFYKTFLRKTASQVELVWVGRAMVLLVALIAIALAANPENRVLGLVSYAWAGFGAAFGPVVLISVIWKDMTRDGALAGILVGAITVIVWKHFELLGLYEIIPGFIFASLAIYFVSKMGTPTAGMLHRFAAAEKDFRLNQ; this comes from the coding sequence ATGAGCGTAAGCAATCCAACTCTGATCACGTTCGTGATCTACATCGCAGCAATGGTGCTGATCGGCTTCATGGCCTATCGCTCCACCAACAACCTTTCTGACTACATTCTGGGCGGTCGTAGCCTGGGCAGCGTCGTGACCGCACTCTCCGCGGGCGCTTCCGACATGAGCGGCTGGTTGTTGATGGGCCTGCCAGGCGCTATCTACATGTCCGGTCTTTCCGAAAGCTGGATCGCCATCGGCCTGATCATCGGTGCTTACCTGAACTGGCTGTTCGTCGCCGGCCGTCTGCGCGTGCAGACCGAGCACAACGGCGATGCACTGACCCTGCCGGATTACTTCTCCAGCCGTTTTGAAGATAAAAGCGGCCTGCTGCGGATCATCTCCGCGGTCGTGATCCTGGTGTTCTTCACCATCTACTGCGCTTCCGGCATTGTGGCCGGCGCCCGTCTGTTCGAAAGCACCTTCGGCATGTCCTACGAGACAGCGCTGTGGGCCGGTGCTGCGGCGACGATTGCCTACACCTTCGTCGGTGGTTTCCTGGCAGTGAGCTGGACTGACACCGTACAAGCCACGCTGATGATCTTCGCCCTGCTGCTGACGCCGATCATCGTGCTGCTGGCTACCGGCGGCGTCGACACCACGTTCCTGGCCATCGAAGCGCAAGATCCAAGCAACTTCGACATGCTGAAAAACACCACTTTCATCGGCATCATTTCGCTGATGGGCTGGGGTCTGGGCTACTTCGGCCAGCCGCACATCCTGGCGCGTTTCATGGCGGCGGATTCGGTCAAGTCGATCGCCAACGCTCGTCGCATCTCCATGACCTGGATGATCCTGTGCCTGGGCGGCACCGTCGCTGTAGGTTTCTTCGGTATCGCTTACTTCTCGGCGCACCCTGAAGTGGCCGGTCCTGTGACCGAAAACCACGAACGTGTGTTCATCGAACTGGCGAAAATCCTGTTCAACCCATGGGTTGCCGGTGTGTTGCTGTCGGCCATTCTGGCGGCGGTAATGAGTACTCTGAGCTGCCAACTGCTGGTGTGCTCGAGCGCCCTGACCGAAGACTTCTACAAAACCTTCCTGCGCAAAACTGCTTCTCAGGTTGAATTGGTCTGGGTCGGCCGTGCCATGGTGCTGCTGGTTGCCTTGATCGCCATCGCTCTGGCGGCTAACCCGGAAAACCGTGTACTGGGTCTGGTCAGCTACGCCTGGGCTGGTTTCGGTGCTGCGTTCGGTCCGGTTGTCCTGATCTCCGTGATCTGGAAAGACATGACCCGCGACGGCGCACTGGCCGGCATCCTGGTCGGCGCGATCACCGTGATCGTCTGGAAACACTTCGAACTGCTGGGCCTGTACGAAATCATCCCTGGTTTCATCTTCGCCAGCCTGGCGATCTACTTCGTCAGCAAAATGGGCACCCCGACCGCCGGCATGCTTCATCGCTTTGCAGCGGCCGAGAAGGATTTCCGCCTGAATCAGTGA
- a CDS encoding type VI secretion system tip protein VgrG — protein sequence MFAPANQPRFTLTLDGVQNELKVLEFTGKEAISQPYRFDLELVSERPDIDLESLLHCQAFLSFDAQGSGIHGQIFRVGQSDSGQRLTGYQISLVPRLAYLARRINQRIFQHKSVPAIVTQILKDHGIQRDAFEFQLGSDYPEREYCVQYAESDLAFIQRLCAEVGIHYHFQHSPDGHLLVFGDDQTVFPRLPEPTLYLPGSGMAADAPAIKRFSVRLETRTTAVTRRDYDFRKPRLQLESRLDSEQRPVLEDYHFPGQFTDREHGKHLAQRILERHGADYRQAEGRGDESALVSGHFLHLAEHPRQTWNDLWLITEIEHRGRQPQVLEESATSDSPDDFQGYRNTFLATPWDVSFRSPLGPEKPRMLGYQPAVVTGPTDSEIHCDEYGRVKVQLAWDRDGQLNEHSSCWLRVATGWAHDRYGSVMIPRVGMEVLVGFVDADADKPLVMGCLPNAATPVPLDLPADKTRSIFRSQSTPGGGGYNELRIEDRKGAEEIYLRAQRNWTQHVLNDQQVQVDNARSIVVTGTARHELKADEKRITHGQRQTEVRLDDHLVVVGDRHIRVTSQALNASQQFHVSAGQQVVIDGGASATIQAGGQWINIGPGGIFSSVPIQVGGAPMAAMAAAPSLPDVPLKLAAAPAALLSAAQILSLQSDAPFCEECERCKDGVCAA from the coding sequence ATGTTCGCGCCTGCCAATCAACCGCGTTTCACGTTGACCCTCGACGGTGTCCAGAATGAGCTCAAGGTACTTGAGTTCACGGGCAAGGAAGCCATCAGCCAACCCTATCGCTTTGACCTGGAACTGGTCAGCGAGCGGCCCGACATTGACCTCGAAAGCCTGCTGCACTGTCAGGCGTTTCTGAGTTTCGATGCACAAGGCTCCGGCATTCACGGTCAGATTTTTCGCGTCGGCCAGAGCGATTCCGGCCAACGCCTGACGGGCTACCAAATCAGTCTCGTACCGCGCCTGGCGTACCTCGCTCGGCGCATCAATCAGCGAATCTTCCAGCACAAAAGCGTGCCGGCGATCGTCACGCAAATCCTCAAAGACCACGGCATCCAGCGCGATGCCTTCGAGTTCCAGCTCGGCAGCGACTACCCCGAGCGCGAGTATTGCGTGCAGTACGCCGAAAGCGATCTGGCGTTCATCCAGCGGTTGTGTGCAGAAGTCGGTATTCATTACCACTTCCAGCACAGCCCCGATGGGCACCTGCTGGTGTTCGGCGATGACCAGACGGTTTTCCCCCGCCTGCCCGAACCGACGCTGTACCTGCCGGGCAGCGGGATGGCAGCGGATGCGCCAGCGATCAAGCGTTTCAGCGTGCGGCTGGAAACCCGGACTACAGCGGTCACTCGCAGGGACTACGACTTCCGTAAACCGCGTTTGCAACTCGAAAGCCGCCTCGACAGCGAGCAGCGACCGGTGCTTGAGGACTACCACTTTCCCGGCCAATTCACCGATCGCGAACACGGCAAGCATCTGGCTCAACGGATCTTGGAGCGCCACGGGGCAGATTACCGCCAGGCTGAAGGTCGCGGCGACGAATCTGCTTTGGTCAGTGGGCATTTCCTACACCTCGCCGAACACCCGCGTCAGACGTGGAATGACCTGTGGTTGATCACTGAAATCGAACACCGTGGCCGGCAGCCGCAGGTGCTGGAAGAGTCGGCCACCAGCGACAGCCCGGATGATTTCCAGGGCTATCGCAATACCTTTCTGGCGACGCCGTGGGACGTTTCCTTTCGCTCGCCGCTGGGGCCAGAAAAACCACGGATGCTCGGCTATCAACCTGCCGTGGTCACCGGCCCGACTGACAGCGAAATCCACTGCGACGAGTACGGTCGGGTCAAGGTTCAACTCGCCTGGGACCGTGACGGTCAGCTCAACGAGCATTCCAGTTGCTGGTTGCGCGTCGCCACTGGCTGGGCGCATGACCGCTATGGCAGCGTGATGATTCCGCGCGTCGGCATGGAAGTGCTGGTGGGATTCGTCGACGCCGATGCCGACAAACCGCTGGTGATGGGTTGCCTGCCCAACGCGGCGACCCCGGTGCCGCTCGATCTGCCGGCAGACAAAACCCGCAGCATTTTCCGCAGCCAAAGTACTCCCGGTGGCGGCGGTTACAACGAATTGCGCATCGAGGATCGCAAGGGCGCCGAGGAAATCTACCTGCGCGCCCAGCGAAACTGGACTCAGCATGTACTGAACGATCAACAGGTGCAGGTCGATAACGCCCGCAGCATCGTCGTCACCGGCACCGCTCGCCACGAACTGAAGGCCGACGAAAAGCGCATCACCCACGGTCAGCGCCAGACCGAAGTGCGGCTGGACGATCACCTGGTGGTGGTCGGCGACCGACACATTCGCGTGACCAGTCAGGCCCTCAACGCCAGTCAGCAATTCCACGTCAGCGCCGGCCAGCAAGTGGTCATCGACGGCGGCGCCAGTGCGACCATTCAGGCGGGCGGGCAGTGGATCAACATCGGCCCCGGCGGGATTTTCAGCAGCGTGCCGATTCAGGTCGGTGGCGCACCGATGGCGGCCATGGCTGCGGCGCCGAGCCTGCCGGATGTTCCGTTGAAACTTGCGGCGGCCCCGGCGGCGCTGCTCAGTGCCGCACAAATACTCAGCCTGCAAAGCGACGCGCCATTCTGCGAAGAATGCGAGCGCTGCAAGGACGGTGTTTGTGCTGCCTGA
- a CDS encoding DUF4123 domain-containing protein: MLPEVLSPHAWLERQPLKPSEQLFAIFSSASAAEPFKAWQRSIMTQAPSPIWADTAYAEWEAVMPYVGIVAAGSDFLEWVATTESRDWGWLAVSSASHEVLVEHFCSLTQVMLPNGKAVFFRFWDGRYLLPILQSADLNTSELLPVIRRCLINGQSVDIGVSALKTSKVFPWWEVSQSLLQHLGAEDASTLINNLMRWLSEEHPGLLEAFSESVLRRKVETFLAMPGLPPGPKAELLEHLMAELD; encoded by the coding sequence GTGCTGCCTGAAGTTTTGTCCCCTCACGCCTGGCTGGAGCGCCAGCCGCTGAAACCGTCGGAGCAACTGTTTGCGATTTTCAGCAGTGCCAGTGCTGCTGAACCGTTCAAAGCCTGGCAACGCTCGATCATGACTCAAGCGCCGAGCCCGATCTGGGCTGACACCGCGTATGCCGAGTGGGAAGCGGTGATGCCCTATGTCGGAATCGTCGCTGCGGGCAGTGATTTTTTGGAGTGGGTTGCCACCACTGAGTCTCGCGATTGGGGGTGGTTGGCGGTTTCTTCTGCTTCTCATGAAGTGCTGGTCGAGCATTTTTGCAGCCTTACGCAAGTCATGTTGCCAAATGGTAAAGCGGTGTTTTTCCGCTTTTGGGATGGGCGTTATTTGCTGCCGATTTTGCAGTCTGCTGATTTGAATACCTCGGAACTGTTGCCGGTGATCCGCAGGTGTTTGATCAATGGGCAGTCGGTTGATATAGGCGTTAGCGCGCTGAAAACGTCGAAGGTTTTCCCGTGGTGGGAGGTTTCTCAATCCCTGCTGCAACACCTCGGTGCTGAAGATGCTTCGACACTTATCAATAACCTGATGCGCTGGTTGAGTGAAGAGCATCCGGGTCTGCTCGAGGCGTTTTCAGAAAGCGTTTTGCGCAGGAAGGTTGAGACGTTTCTTGCGATGCCAGGCCTACCTCCCGGGCCAAAAGCTGAGTTGTTGGAGCACTTGATGGCGGAACTGGATTGA
- a CDS encoding 23S rRNA (adenine(2030)-N(6))-methyltransferase RlmJ — protein sequence MNYRHAFHAGNHADVFKHLTLTRIIALMSRKEQPFAYLDTHAGIGLYDLQGDQASRTGEYLEGIARLWDQPDLPALTADYMKVLHDMNPDGQLRYYPGSPELARRLTRPQDRVMLNEKHPEDGLLLKDNMAGDRRVKVHLGEGWHVPRAMLPVQEKRAVMLIDPPFEQLDEMQRCAASLKEAIGRMRQTVAAIWYPVKDQRMLRRFYQDLAGTGAPKLLRVELLVHPLDTPNSLNGSGLAIANPPWGLEEELRELLPWLSKKLGQTQGGWQMDWLIAES from the coding sequence ATGAATTATCGTCACGCCTTCCATGCCGGCAATCACGCCGATGTGTTCAAACACCTGACTCTGACCCGCATCATCGCCTTGATGTCGCGCAAGGAGCAGCCGTTTGCCTATCTCGACACTCACGCCGGTATTGGTCTGTATGACCTGCAGGGCGATCAGGCCAGTCGTACCGGCGAGTACCTGGAAGGGATCGCGCGGTTGTGGGATCAGCCGGATTTGCCGGCGCTGACTGCCGATTACATGAAGGTGCTGCACGACATGAACCCGGATGGCCAGTTGCGCTATTACCCGGGGTCGCCGGAGTTGGCGCGGCGTCTGACGCGGCCGCAGGATCGGGTGATGCTCAATGAGAAGCACCCCGAAGACGGCTTGCTGCTCAAGGACAACATGGCCGGTGATCGTCGGGTAAAGGTTCACTTGGGCGAAGGCTGGCATGTGCCGCGTGCGATGTTGCCGGTGCAGGAGAAGCGGGCGGTGATGTTGATTGATCCGCCGTTCGAGCAGCTCGATGAGATGCAGCGTTGTGCGGCGTCGCTGAAAGAAGCGATTGGCCGGATGCGTCAGACGGTGGCAGCGATTTGGTACCCGGTGAAGGATCAGCGCATGTTGCGGCGTTTTTATCAGGACCTGGCTGGCACGGGCGCGCCGAAGTTGTTGCGCGTGGAGTTGTTGGTGCATCCGTTGGATACGCCCAATAGCTTGAATGGTTCGGGGTTGGCGATTGCCAATCCGCCGTGGGGGCTGGAAGAGGAGTTGCGTGAGTTGCTGCCGTGGTTGTCCAAGAAGCTTGGACAGACCCAGGGTGGGTGGCAGATGGATTGGTTGATTGCCGAGAGTTGA